In Parabacteroides timonensis, the genomic stretch CCCTGAACGGATCGCTTACTTCCCGGCTTACGAGATCATGATGGATGAACTACGCGACTACCGCTTCTATGCGACCGATATGTTGCATCCGTCGGAGCTTGCCATTGATTATATTTGGCAACGTTTTACAGAAAATTTCTTATCGGATGAAACTAAAGGGATCCTTAAAGAATGGGCAGAGATACAAAAGGCTATTAATCATCGCCCGTTTCAGCCCGAAAGTGATGCCTATAAACGGTTTATCTCGCAAACTTTGTTAAAGATGGAACGAATTAACGAGAAATTTCCTTCCTTTGATCTTACAAAAGAGATGGAAATAATAAAGTCTAAACTAATGTAAAGAATGGAATACTCAATAAAAGAAATCGTCGGAATTATTGGCGCCAAAGCAAACAACCTGCAAGATAGCACCATCAGCATATTGCTGACCGACAGTCGCCGGCTCTCTTTTCCGGAACAAAGTCTCTTCTTTGCCCTTAAGACAAAGACTAACGATGGACACAGATATATAAAAGAACTCTACAAACTGCGCGTACGCAACTTTGTTGTAAGCGATATGCTTCCTGAGTTCGAAGCGCTTCAGGATGCCAACTTCCTGGTGGTGAAGGATACGCTGAAAGCGCTTCAAAAACTGGCCATCTATCATCGCAAACGGTTTAATATACCTGTAATCGGTATTACCGGAAGCAACGGGAAAACGATTGTAAAGGAGTTCCTTTACCAATTGTTGCATAAGGAGTTCAACATCGTACGTTCTCCCCGCAGCTACAACTCACAACTGGGTGTGCCGCTATCCGTCTGGCAGATGAGCGAAAAGAATACATTGGGTATTTTCGAGGCAGGTATTTCTCAACCGGACGAGATGGAAAATCTTCGCCCGATCATTGCTCCGACTATCGGTATCATTACTAATATAGGTGAAGCACACCAGGAAAACTTTATCTCCACAACACAGAAATGTCTGGAGAAACTCACATTGTTCAACGACTGTGAAGCGATCATCTACGACGGAGATGATGTATTTATCTCCAACTGTATAGAGTCTGCTTGCCTCTCCCATAAAGCAATTGCCTGGAGCCGTACGGACTCGGATGCCCCGCTTTATATCGAATCGATCGAAAAGAAAGAGAATGAAACGGTGATTCGTTGTACGTTGCTGGGATTGACCCAAAAGTATGTAATCCCTTTCACCGACGATGCATCCATCGAGAATGTGATCCACTGCATGGCAGTAATACTTTTCCTGAAGCCAACCAGTGTAAACGATACGAAAAAGTTCTCTCAGTTGGAGCCTGTTGCCATGCGTCTCGACGTAAAGCAGGGTATCAACAACTGTATGTTGATAAACGACACATACAATTCGGATATCAACTCGCTGGATATCGCCCTCGACTTCCAGCAGAGCCGTCACGTGGACAAGAATCTGAAATGCACGCTAATCCTCTCCGATATCCTGCAATCCGGCACATTACCGAAGTCCCTCTATAAGAAGGTAGCCGACCTGGTTCGCCGTAAAAAGATAGACCGCATTATCGGTATCGGCCGCGACCTGAAAGAGTATGGCGCAGCATTCGATATGGAAAAGGAATTCTACAATACAACAGACGAGTTCCTTAAATCGCCGACTTTCAAACAGTTTAAAGATGAACTGATCCTGCTTAAAGGTTCACGCCATTTCCACTTCGAACGTATCTCGGAACTGTTGGAGAAGAAGGTACATGAAACAATTCTGGAAGTAAACCTCGATGCAGTGGTGCATAACTTCAACTATTACCGTTCGAAGTTGAAACCGGAAACAAAGATGGTCTGTATGGTGAAAGCCTTCGGATACGGAGCCGGTTCATACGAGCTTGCCAAGACATTGCAGGAACATCGTTGCGATTACCTGGCCGTTGCCGTTGCCGACGAAGGCGCGGAACTCCGCAAAGAGGGTATCTCTATTCCGATCATTGTAATGAACCCGGAATTCAGCAGTTTCAACGTCCTGTTCGAAAACAACCTGGAGCCGGAGATATATAGCTTCCGTCTATTGGATGCCATGATAAAGGAAACGGAACGCAGAGGTATCACCTCCTACCCGATCCATATCAAGATCGATACGGGAATGCACCGCCTGGGCTTCCAGCCAAGTGATGTCCCGGCCATCTGTGAACGGTTGAAAGAGCAAAGCGGCGTTACGGCACGCTCCATCTTCTCCCATCTGGTTGGCAGCGACTCTTCCATCTTCGATGATTTTACAAAGAAACAACTGGATACATTCAGTGCAGCAGCAGCCGAACTGGAAAGTATTCTGGAATACAAAGTGATCAAACATATTCTGAACTCTGCAGGGATCGAACGCTTCACGAACTACCAGATGGATATGGTTCGTTTAGGCATCGGACTATATGGAGTAAGCGCTTCCGGCATAAAAGGATTGCGCAACGTCAGTACCCTGCGTACTACCATCCTTCAAATACAACACGTCCCGGCAGGCGACTCGATCGGTTACAGCCGGAAAACATACGTCGACCGCGACTCACGCATCGCCATCATCCCGATCGGTTATGCCGATGGCCTCGACCGCCACTTCAGTAACCGGGGAGGTGAAGTTTCCATCGCCGGAAAACGTTGCCCGATAGTCGGCAATATTTGTATGGATGCCTGCATGATCGACGTCACCGACACCAATGCCCAGGAGGGCGATCCGGTCATCGTCTTTGGCGAAGAACTGCCGGTAAGCGAGCTGTCCGACAAACTCAAAACAATACCTTATGAGATACTGACATCGGTTTCTCCAAGGGTGAAGAGAGTATATTACAGGGAATAATTGCTCGTCTTGCACATTTTATGTACTTTTGTGCCGTAAATAAATTAAATAAAGGTATGAGTCATAATTTATTGAAAGGAAAGAGAGGCATTATCTTCGGTGCGCTGAATGAAATGTCGATCGCCTGGAAGGTGGCAGAAAGAGCAGTAGAGGAAGGTGCAATCATTACGTTAAGTAATACACCGGTTGCCGTTCGTATGGGCGAAGTAGATGCCCTGGCAAAGAAACTGAATGCAGAAGTACTGCCGGCGGACGCTACAAGCGTTGAAGACCTGGAAATGGTATTCTCAAAATCAGTAGAAATACTGGGAGGTAAAATAGATTTCGTATTACATTCTATCGGTATGAGTCCAAATGTACGTAAGAAACGTACCTACGATGATCTGGATTACGGAATGCTTGAAAAGACGTTGGATATCTCTGCTGTTTCTTTTCATAAGATGCTGCAGGTTGCTAAAAAACAGGATGCTATTGCACAAGGGGGATCTGTTCTGGCTCTCTCGTATGTAGCTGCACAACGTACATTCTTCGGTTACAACGATATGGCGGATGCCAAGAGCTTGCTGGAATCGATTGCACGCAGCTTCGGATATATCTATGGACGCGAAAAAGGGGTTCGTATCAATACAATCTCTCAGTCGCCAACAATGACTACAGCCGGTAGCGGTGTGAAAGGAATGGAACACCTGTTGGATTTCTCCAACAAAATGAGTCCGCTGGGTAACGCTACTGCCGACGAATGTGCAGACTATTGCGTCATGATGTTCTCCGACCTCACTCGTAAGGTAACGATGCAGAATCTTTACCACGACGGCGGCTTCTCAAGTATGGGTATGAGCCTTCGTGCCATGAACCAGTACAGCAAAGGATTAGAAGAGTTTACCGACGAAAACGGTAATATCATTTACGGCTAAAAGTCGTAAAAGTTGACAGATGACAGTTAGCAGATATGCGGCTTTCAGCCGATTGATTTCTTTATCTTAACTGTCATTTGTCAACTATCAACTGAAAAAGCTATGCTAATAAAGATCTACCCGGAAAATCCCAATCCAAGGGAAATAGACAAAGTTATCGAAGTTCTCCGCGACGGAGGTCTGGTAATTTATCCGACCGACACAGTTTATGCAATCGGTTGTGATGCATTAAATGTCCGTGCTGTCGAAAAGATCTGTCAAATGAAAGGTATCAATCCTCAAAAGAGCAACCTGGCCATCATTTGTTACGACCTTTCAAATTTAAGTGAATATGCCAAGGTTAATAATGCAGCATTCAAATTGATGAAAAAGAACCTGCCGGGGCCTTTCACCTTCATTCTGCCGACAAGCAGCGAATTGCCTAAGATATATAAGAACAGAAAAGAAGTCGGTATCCGTGTGCCTGATAATAACATTATCCGTACACTGGTAAAAGAACTGGGAAACCCGATCCTGACCATGTCGGTACACGATGACGACGATATGATCGAATACACTACCGACCCGGAACTTATACACGAAAAGTATGAAGACCTGGTAGACCTTGTAATCGACGGAGGCTATGGAGGCTTCGAAGCATCGACGGTCGTAGATTGTACGACAGATGATTTTGAAATCATACGTCAGGGAAAAGGTATACTGGAATAAACAGCCGGAAAGTAGATGAAACAAAATAGCAGATAACAATAGTACATAAACAGAAAGGCTTCCTGCAATCAAAGCGGGAAGCCTTTCTTATATTCTCACAATTACAGAACCTCTTTAAAATTAGAAGTTTCCTACATTTGCTTTATCCCACCAAACACGAGTACCACCGATATCGCCAGTAAACTTCGAGCTTGAATTTTCCTGATTAAGCACTTGGATACCTTTCTGCAACTCATCGTTGTTCGTATTGATTTCCACTTCCGAATAGATCAGGCGACGGATCTGTTCGTCTGTATCGATCGTACCATCACTACTGTTTACGCGGTTCGGGAATAGCTTAGGATAACCCGTACGACGATATTCAGCCCATGCTTCCGTTGACAACGGGAAGTTAGCAATCCATTTCTGGGTAATGATACGTTGTAGCTTTTGTTCGTTGCTAGCGCCTTCATCCCATTTCACAGGAACGGTATTCATAGCCTTGATACTATTCTGAGCATCCACCGGATCAACGAAATCAGCCGGAAGAGTCGTTCCGTTAATATAAGCATCGATTTCTTCGTCGGAAATAGATTTCACATCACTGTAAGGACTCTTGTACTTCAATTCGTTCTTAATAGAAAGACGGATACCTTCTTCATACAAATCCTTAGCATTACCACCCATATTCCAGCCACGCAAAGCGCCTTCCGCACGCAGGAAGTAAGATTCGGCAGCCTTCATTACCGGCATCGGAGTTGAATAAGTACATACTATATTGGAGAAATTACCCCACTGGTTCGGTTTATTCGGCAGATTACAGCCACCACGGATACCCAGATACTTAGAGTCTTTAGCTACAACTACATTGTCTCCTACTTTGATATCATTTGTATTCTTCGTAATGTAAAGAGCGATACGCGGGTCGTTATAACCCTCCAGAATTGTCACCAGGTTTGCATTCATACCACAGTCACCCCATTCGAACATACGGGTCAATTCGTTGCTCAAACCCTGGTCGATCAGGATATCCTTATCGGCGGAAGTTAATACACCTCCGGAAACAGCTTCTTCGGCTTTCTGTTTAGCCAGGCCCGGATTGGCTTTTACGATACGCATTGCCAAACGTAATTTGAATTGATTGGCTACTTTCACCCACAACTCACGATTTCCCTGGCACCAGTAATCGAACTGCTGCATATTGGCTACATCAGACGTTCCATTCTTAAAACCGGTTATAGCTTCATCCAGTAATGCAAACATCGCATTATAAATGC encodes the following:
- a CDS encoding SusD/RagB family nutrient-binding outer membrane lipoprotein; the encoded protein is MKINKFLTYTVASALTLAAGSMMTGCTDNFEELNTNKYEVDPDNLPFESQFVEPITYVYAPQQNMFQFWTNLSTDLFSGYFMTPHNFGGNGNVDYKLNRGFCGGMYENFNLHIFNNTRRLIKTCDEKGLVDYAAIMRVVQVYALSTMTDTYGPVAYQSVLDGNDVSFYYDSQESIYNAMFALLDEAITGFKNGTSDVANMQQFDYWCQGNRELWVKVANQFKLRLAMRIVKANPGLAKQKAEEAVSGGVLTSADKDILIDQGLSNELTRMFEWGDCGMNANLVTILEGYNDPRIALYITKNTNDIKVGDNVVVAKDSKYLGIRGGCNLPNKPNQWGNFSNIVCTYSTPMPVMKAAESYFLRAEGALRGWNMGGNAKDLYEEGIRLSIKNELKYKSPYSDVKSISDEEIDAYINGTTLPADFVDPVDAQNSIKAMNTVPVKWDEGASNEQKLQRIITQKWIANFPLSTEAWAEYRRTGYPKLFPNRVNSSDGTIDTDEQIRRLIYSEVEINTNNDELQKGIQVLNQENSSSKFTGDIGGTRVWWDKANVGNF
- a CDS encoding bifunctional UDP-N-acetylmuramoyl-tripeptide:D-alanyl-D-alanine ligase/alanine racemase, whose amino-acid sequence is MEYSIKEIVGIIGAKANNLQDSTISILLTDSRRLSFPEQSLFFALKTKTNDGHRYIKELYKLRVRNFVVSDMLPEFEALQDANFLVVKDTLKALQKLAIYHRKRFNIPVIGITGSNGKTIVKEFLYQLLHKEFNIVRSPRSYNSQLGVPLSVWQMSEKNTLGIFEAGISQPDEMENLRPIIAPTIGIITNIGEAHQENFISTTQKCLEKLTLFNDCEAIIYDGDDVFISNCIESACLSHKAIAWSRTDSDAPLYIESIEKKENETVIRCTLLGLTQKYVIPFTDDASIENVIHCMAVILFLKPTSVNDTKKFSQLEPVAMRLDVKQGINNCMLINDTYNSDINSLDIALDFQQSRHVDKNLKCTLILSDILQSGTLPKSLYKKVADLVRRKKIDRIIGIGRDLKEYGAAFDMEKEFYNTTDEFLKSPTFKQFKDELILLKGSRHFHFERISELLEKKVHETILEVNLDAVVHNFNYYRSKLKPETKMVCMVKAFGYGAGSYELAKTLQEHRCDYLAVAVADEGAELRKEGISIPIIVMNPEFSSFNVLFENNLEPEIYSFRLLDAMIKETERRGITSYPIHIKIDTGMHRLGFQPSDVPAICERLKEQSGVTARSIFSHLVGSDSSIFDDFTKKQLDTFSAAAAELESILEYKVIKHILNSAGIERFTNYQMDMVRLGIGLYGVSASGIKGLRNVSTLRTTILQIQHVPAGDSIGYSRKTYVDRDSRIAIIPIGYADGLDRHFSNRGGEVSIAGKRCPIVGNICMDACMIDVTDTNAQEGDPVIVFGEELPVSELSDKLKTIPYEILTSVSPRVKRVYYRE
- a CDS encoding enoyl-ACP reductase FabI encodes the protein MSHNLLKGKRGIIFGALNEMSIAWKVAERAVEEGAIITLSNTPVAVRMGEVDALAKKLNAEVLPADATSVEDLEMVFSKSVEILGGKIDFVLHSIGMSPNVRKKRTYDDLDYGMLEKTLDISAVSFHKMLQVAKKQDAIAQGGSVLALSYVAAQRTFFGYNDMADAKSLLESIARSFGYIYGREKGVRINTISQSPTMTTAGSGVKGMEHLLDFSNKMSPLGNATADECADYCVMMFSDLTRKVTMQNLYHDGGFSSMGMSLRAMNQYSKGLEEFTDENGNIIYG
- a CDS encoding L-threonylcarbamoyladenylate synthase, whose translation is MLIKIYPENPNPREIDKVIEVLRDGGLVIYPTDTVYAIGCDALNVRAVEKICQMKGINPQKSNLAIICYDLSNLSEYAKVNNAAFKLMKKNLPGPFTFILPTSSELPKIYKNRKEVGIRVPDNNIIRTLVKELGNPILTMSVHDDDDMIEYTTDPELIHEKYEDLVDLVIDGGYGGFEASTVVDCTTDDFEIIRQGKGILE